The Antechinus flavipes isolate AdamAnt ecotype Samford, QLD, Australia chromosome 4, AdamAnt_v2, whole genome shotgun sequence genomic interval TAGCGTAGGAATGGGCATTCAGGTGCTCAGGTACGCAATGCACACATACAGATAAATACACACCGCACACAATCAGCAAAAAGAGACTGGATCGAAGCAGGAGCGGACAGACACAAGTAGAAAAACTTTCAACAAATATACACTCAGCCGAGCACTTTCAGAATTACAGAACCTGGAAGATGGGGAGGAAAAGTCCATCTAGTCCAAACTGTACCATCTATGACATCCCAGCAAGCAGACGTGCAGCCTTCTCTCCAAGATTAAgggttattttttactttattacattacttttaaaagaaaaagtattggTACTCAATGGAGATTCCATTTTTCTCCTATTCCACTATGCATATGGAAGTGTTCATTATGGTTGGTGTTTGTTGaattcaaaatgaaatggaaataaaaacaagacAACAAGAAAATCGCTAGTAAAAATTCTCTCTTGGGTTGGGTATGGAACCTAAAACTGTCTTTCTCTAACATTCACTCATTTTGTCTAATTCTGCCCTCAGACCAACCAGAAACAAGTGTTATCGTTATTCACAAAACAGTCCTTCATATACTGAAAATGCAACTGCTACCCTACAAGTCTTCTTTTATCAAGCTTTTCAGCCTCATTTCCTTCAGCCTATCTTAATATGGTATAAATTTAAAGCCTTTCAACTTTCTAGTAGCTTCGTTTGAAATTCCCTAGTTTCTTAGTTTCCTTTGAGGTAtccagaaatgaatgaaaaaatactttagatGTGAGTTGACCTGGGTATTGGAACTTCTTGTCTCCCTTGTTTGCTACAATGTTCTTCTTAACACAAGTATAAAATTACAACAGTTTTTTGGGGGAAGCCGTGTAATGCTGTTGACTCTTATTGACTTTTGTCAAaaaccctgattttttttctcaaatgaacTGTTCATCCATTAAATCTCTTGAACTGTGaggctgggtttttttttagcccaaacataagattttatatttattcctattagattttcttaaaagatatgGTCCAATAACAATCTTTCTGCTGTGCTGTGCATTTGTAACATACATCATAAGTACACACAGATGGctcacatgcacacatatgctTAAAGAGACACACCTCACACTTCTCCCCAATCACATTCACTAATACTCTCCTAGGATTTAGGTTAAGGGTTCCCACTCCATAGTGGATGCTCTTGACTAACAAATCTCCAGTGACATATACACTCCTTTCCAACCATTCCCACTGCCTAGCAGACCTCTTCCCATAGCTCTGCCCCAGAATCCATGCTGAATTTACTAACAATACCAGGTGTGCATGATTTTAGATTGAGGGAATGGTATTTTCAATATATCTTGGGCTGAGAGGTCCTTGATGGCAAGAATTTTCTGACCTTTATCTTTGAATATACTGCTTAGCAGTCgttaacaaatttttattaaaccattactttgtgtcaggcactgtgctaagcttgaATGATTGATTGGAGATAGAGGTATATTGATAGGAGATAGATTTTTGAAGAATTGGAATTGGGCTACAGGTAGTAAGGATacctatattttgtcaaattgaGTTGTTTGTTGAAAAGTGAAGGGAGATCATGGAAGAGTTACTGAGGGAAAGTTGTTTAGAGTGGAGTTCCAGGAGCTGGAAAGGTCGACAGTGACACTCTTCTGGCAAAATGATTGAGCAGTATTGTTGAGCAAGAGAGTTTGGGGTGGGGGACCTTGGGGATATGTTCAGTGGATGCCTTGCAGATGCTTCCAGGAGACACTCACACTGCACATTGAGCTGCACCTGTGCCTCCCGGGACCTAACATTGAAGCCATTGTACCGAGCAGTCTGACAGCGGTAGGTCCCACTCATCTCCCGGCTCACTCGCTCCACCCGTAGCTTCCCGTCTGGCGTCTCCTCCATGGTAGCTCCAGAGGGCAGCAGACCAGCCTCCTTGTCCACGCGGGACCATAGCACAGGAGGCCTGGGCTTCCCCCGAACTTCACACTGTAGCTCCACGGAGGACCCCTCACGAACCATCACCACCGACCTGCCCTTGGGGACGCTGATTGTGGGGGGCACTGCAAAGGTAGATGGGGAAGATTAGAGGGAGAACTTCCCATTTCTGTCATCCCTTTCATTATTTTTGCAAGACTCATTCTCTGCCCTATAGCTAACATTTGCATAGAGTTTTAAGATTTTCAAGGTGTTTTACATAGcttatctcacttgattttcacaattATCCTGAAAGGGAGGTATTGTTATAGTCTGattattattcttgctttttACAGTTGAAGCACCAGAAGCTGAGATTTGTGTCTTTTGCTTTGGGTTACAAAGATAATTAGTGCTCAAGGCAAGATTCATATTTAggtatttctgattccaagtccgtTGCATTATACATTCCACTGAGCTGATTTGCCCCCACAATGATAGAGGATGCATAAAATAGGATCCTGCCTGTTTCTCAAGGTCCAGAAGAGTCCTAACTCATTCAAGAAATCACCCCTCACTATAGCAAAACACAAGCATCATTTCTTGGGCATAAGTTTGTGCTGTGTCCATCCCTACCaagaagcaatgtgatatagtagACAAAGAGCCAACCTTGAAGCCAGGAAAatatggatttgaatcctgccctTAACATAATGTCCAcatgacgctgggcaagtcacctcacaTCTCAATTCTCTAGATTAATTTTTTGAGACTCTGAATTGCAgagtttgtcctttgttctaaaAGAATACCAcaacatcagggaagtgatgccatgacatgcatgTCATGAAATTAAGTGAAGGAGGGCaatgcaagatcacctgccttactttcctctTTAGAGCCATCTGTAttcaatggccagatatagatcaaaatgactggagattgccctggatacaatgggagaccttggccttgtTAAGCTAATTATAGGAAATTCCTTGAATGAGAACTTCCTATATCAGTGAAATTACAATTACAGTTCTTAtccctattattttcagaggctgaAATGCTCATTCATTGATCAAAGAATGTAGAGGTAGGAGACACTTTTGACATTCTATAatccaaaccctttattttaaagaggaggaaattgagacccaaagagaGATATTGTGTTGCGacggaaagaacattggatttggagtcaaaagacttgggttccaATCCtggtgatgataaaaaaaaattggcttttgaatcaagaagacctggattcaaagtGTTGTTTCTAAAATAATATCTGTCACTATaggattctgagcaagtcacttaattctttctGTCCTCAAGATAATTCTCTAAGACAATAAATTGTGAAGGTTAGTGACCTGCATGGTTAGAAGAAGTTTCCCAAATGGAGAGCTTCCTATATCAGTACCTAAGTgatcttataaaaattatttaacctccttGAGCCTGAATTTGTCCATTTGTAAATAAGAGGCTGGACTATGTGACTTCAAAATTCCTTCCAGTCCTATAtctgacttatccaagatcatacagagATAGGAAAAAGAATTCCAATTCAAACCCAacacaatttttttccttgaggaaaCTGATTCAGGTTAGCATGGGAAATAGGAAGTTTCCCttatcctctttttctcctcccgcCCCCCTttcaccacatacacacacaggatAGGTAGATCTAGTCAAGACTGAGAACTTAAATGattccaccaccaccactaccacccaCATCCCTCTATTCCTTCCCTGAGTAATTCcttattctcctttctcttcctctcttccatcATGTgatctttcctcctcccctttgcTAAGTTGcaccctaattttttttcttcaaggtaACTCCCCATCCTCCTTTCTCCTGAGTAATTCCTTCATTTCCCCAGAATTATTCTCTCATTCTTCATTCCCTTGGATAATATCTCTCTTTATTCTCCCTTGCCCTGGCGTCTCCTATTTCACCTGCAGGCACTTCCTGCAGAATACGAACCTGTCTCAGAAGAGATGTTGACCTCGACACTGAGGTCTGGCACAGGTGCACCCTGAAAGGAGGCGACACAGAGGTAGGTGCCATAGTCACTGAAGCGCAAGTCAATGAGCTCCAAGCTGCTGGTGACAGCAGGCAGCTCAGGGTCATTGCGAGTCACCAACAATCGGTCAGATACCCGGGCGAGCTTGCCATTCTTGTACCACTGGTATGACACCTTCTCCTGAGGCACAGCATCCACGTGGCACGAGAGTTTCAGGTCCTGACCCAGCTGAATACTCTCACTCTCCTTGATTACATCTGGAGTGATTTGGAAGGTTGCATTCCTCATTGCTGTAAAGACAATAGAAGAGTTCATGGGGGAAATACCACAAAGATTGCATTTCTTCAGAGGCCAGAGATGCTATAAGCAGGGACAGTGCCCATCATACCGTGCATTCTCCCTGGAGGGCAGGTAGTGGGTCTCTCTCAATAGACCAGAAGCTTTAAGAGTATAGAGAGAATGAGTGTCTCCCATCACATTGTTAAGGGATGGGGATCATATATGTTCTAAGGAATCCAGCCCCTCGAGGAGTGTTGCATTGTGGAAAGACTGTTGGCTCCAGGATTCCAGCACCTGGACTCAAATCCCACTTCTAATACTCACTGTGTATTCTTAGGCAAATCTGTCTATcctggatctcattttcctcatctctataaATCAGAAGTTTAGAATATATAACCTTTGAGATCTCTTCCCAGTCTACCTCTCTGATGCCATGACTGTCTTCTTGTACAGAAACCATGATATAGttccttttgaaaactgttctGCTTAAAAATTTTTTGTGTCTGAAACAAAAGGTTCTgccttttttaaaacattaaaagtaTGTTTGAAGGATGCTGGGAGTCTGCTTAGAGTTGTTAATGGATGACCTTAAGTATTTGATGTAAATTAAGATTTTAAACCAATCCAGGcttcaaagagaaagagaaatgagccaggtggagaaaaaaaaaagaaccctccAATTGGAAATATACAATCACAGGAAAATCATGGGGCATGTTCCTAACTCTGATCACCCTATCTGTTTCTGATCCTGAAAGGAACAGTTTCTCTAGAGATAGAGAGGGGCTGTGTAGCTGATCCCCATCTAGTAGGAAAAGAAAGCCTTTGCCATCAGTATCCTCTTTGTTACAACTGATTGCAGAAGAGAAACTGTGACAGCAATTTACTACCAAGAGCCAGCAAACTATCTGTAACCCCCAAATTCAAGGTGCTACTAATGAGAGGAAAAGTAAAAGATTTGTCTTGAAAGCAGAATAGAGAAAATTAGGATCAGATTATCTAATTGTTGACAAAAACTTAATTTAGTGAGGAACATTCATGAGTGTTTAATAACATcttgattttgtatttcattaaatCTTGCTCTcactatagtaataataattactcATTTATATGATGatttaagtttacaaagtacttctgTCACAGTTCATTCTAatgctttattttactttaataaaGTCATATAAAATGAGAGGTAACCTTATAGTAAGTAATTAAAGAGTGGACCTgttagtcaggaagatctgcattcaagtACAACCACTTTTGACACATATCTAGCTGAAGAACTCTGGAGGAGACACAAATCTAATCCAGATATATCCAGTctaaatagaaacagatccctgtggctgcatattgacttagaaaagccAGAAATGGACATTATCTATGGATAATGTAGGACAGCTAGAtagcccaatggatagagcactggacctataGTTAGgaagtactgagttcaaatccaaccttacaTACTTAATTTTGTGACTTTGAGAAATTAATTTAACTTCTGTTAAGGAGAATGAAATAGCAAGTCACTTCcttatctttgacaagaaaaccccatggacagtattgaTGTGCTATGGGTCCatgaaatcacaaagagtcagcaaCAATTGATCAATAgcatgttgtatttttatttattaaacatttcccaagtACATTTTAATCAGATTTCAGCAGCACTCAGAGCTTTGACTCTGCcttgcttaaatccaatttatatatgagtcaagacattaccccatgatgtcattggtcctctttgaaaattaatGACAAACAACAATAGGCTGTATCAAGTTTTGAGTTTGACACATCTGCCTCTAGGTATCTTTCTAAAacaagttgcaaaaaaaaatgctgactTGTGATAGTAGGAATCAATACTATCCAAATTGCAGGTAGATTGCTGCAAGGACTGGGGGGTGAGCGGTTGTTGATCTTTAGTagacatgtttttaaatgctACTGATGGGAGGGCAAGGAGCATGGGAGAGGAGCCAAtttgaaagaagcaaggaagTGAGAGGGTGAAAGCAAAGTCAGGAGGAGAGGATATGAGAGGCAGGTTACATGGCAACTGGCCACACCAAGACCAGTTAAATGGAAGCAGAGCTGATTAGGCTGGAAAGTGAAGGGTTTCTTAGCTTAGAAGAAGATTCCCAAActctgaattttattatttttctgttcaaAGGATCACTGAGTTTtaaattgaaaaggactttagaaatcactcctttattttatagatcataAGATAGTGGGTGGATCTAgtctactttacagatgaggaaactgagacccagggaggcaGCTAGGAAGCAGTAGAAataggaagacctgcattcaaatccagccttatacACTTACaatctctgtgaccctgagcaagtcaaataattttgtttgcctcggtttcctcatctgtaaaataaagatggtgataataatagcaccttctcaGGGTTCCCGTAAGGATCAGATGGGATgtttataaagcaatgtgcaaactttaaagtaccatataatcATCCTGGGAGCTGCCTGAGGATAGCTGAGCATCCGGATGTCCTCCATTAGCCTGGAAACTCTTGGAATATAAAGACTGCATGTCCCCTAGTAGACTAGAGTTCCCTGAGGGCCTTGGGCTATATGTCCCTATCAGACTGGGAtctccctccccctgccccatcATAGTTTTCCTCTGGTTTTCTGCTCTAGACCCTTGTTCCTAAGCACAAGCAGTTACTTACACCGAACCAGCAGGTTGACCGTCTTCTTGGCTGGGTTACCCACATTATTAATAGCCGTGCAGTTGTAGTAGCCAGAGTCCTGGGCTCGAACAGATGGAATGGTGAGGGTGCCACCCTGGGCCCTGCTGCCTAGAGGCAGGGCACCTGGACCATGGGACCACAGCACCTGCGGCTGGGGGTCCCCCCCAGTCAGGAAACAGTGCACTGTCACATTCTCCCCAGGGTTCACCACCAATGTCTCATTCACCGACAGCTTCAGGGCAGGAGGTGCTGGATAAACAGCAGGAAAAAGGTGTAGACTAGTTATGGGAATTTGGGAAGAGGAGattagggaggaggagaaggactgGGAGATactaaaggagaaaggaggaggaggaaagagagctGGGAGACACTGAGCAGGAGCAGAAGGGAATTAAGAACAACCTTGAGGaggttttgcaagaattaatgttgaaaattatctttgcatatattttgaagaataaaaaaacattatttaaaaagaaataccttGAAGAGGATTCTGGGCTGGGTCTGGGGGAAATGAGgcaagaggggaggggagaagagaatacCTGGGGGCCTGGTGAGATACCAAAAGATGCTGGGGGGCAACACAGGCAGAGAGCAGTGATCGCATGCTGGGGAAAGTTGAGTTAGGACAGCTAAGGATTGGGGACTTGCTTTGGGACTCGGGAAATGATGTCCTACCTGTGGTGTTGGTGAGACGGAAGGTGATGGCCTTGTCAGGAATGCCACACACATTGCGAACGGACACCTGGCAGGTGTAGCTGGCGTAGTCCTGGGGCCTCAGATTCTTCAGCTTCAGAACCTTGGTCTCCCCCTGGGGAGGATGTAGTGGTAGGATCAATGGTAGTTTCCACTGAGGGGTCTGGGGCAGACTGGACTGGGTGTACAATCTAGGGAATTTTACTGGTCCCTACTACTACCTAATCCCTACCTTCCGCACTTTCCCAGCCACCAGTCATCCTCAAGGAACCCCAATCCTGCATGAAATGCTGTACTCACCACACCTTCTACAGGATTTTCGCCTTTTCCCAAAACTACTGCTCTCACCGTACCCAATCTCTCATCTCTGGAGCCATTCCCTGGATCGGAGGTTGCCCTATAGCACATTCTCCCTCTGTGGAGTGAATAAATGAACCCCAATCCCCTGCCCATCCTTCAGTTATATAAGAAATATCAGAAGCTAAAGAGAAGTATTTCTCCCTCGCTGTCCCTTACCACACTCTGACTTCCCCAGCATCCACCTCCATTCTCCTCCCTCTAATATACTTAGATAATCTAGAACACACTCAGAATTTATTGAGAACAGCCACAGGTCCAAAGCCTCAGGTCACTGCTATTCCCCTATCCAACACTGGACACCctttcaaatggaaaatgaggcaggggtttccctccctcccctttctttccctctggcACACTGTAGCATCatctcttccatgtttttctctaTGGAGCTCCATCCTGGACATCGCTGCATATgaatggaagaagatggaaatgGGGAACTATCCCTGCTGACCTGGGTGTAGAGAGGTTCATAGATGTCAACCCCATCATCCTGGCTGTGGGACAGGGTGCTGGAGCCCCGCTTCCAGATGAACCGGGCTGGAGGGTTAGAATTAACGGTGCATCGAAGAAATACTGTCTTCTCCTGGTAGAAGCTACCGCGAACATCACTCACTGTCTGGTGGACTGTCAAGACTGGTTCATCCAGATCTGGAAGAGCAGGACCCCCAAGGGGCTGTCATGCCAGGAGGCTCTGGGGTGAACTTAAGGACCAGCTACTGGACCCCTTAGGGAGAAAGGCTGAGCCAACCACACTGGTCACTTCTGTAAGGGAAGTGGCACTTAATTGGGGAATTGGAGTCAATTGGAGTAACCCCGAGGAATTGAGTCCAACTCCCCACCTCTCCAAACTGCCCTGCTTGGATTCTGATCCCCTGAGCTGaaatcttctcttccccctctaaATTTCCCTGGAGcagatttctccctttcccctattCTATCCTGAATCATTTCTCTGTGTTTATGTTGTATCCTCCTAATTAGTCtgtaacctccttgagggcagggactaaaTCATTTCTTATTCCTGGATCCCCTTTCTAGTGCCCATCTTTGCTTTTAGCATATAatggtgcttaatcaatgttgaACTTAAATAAACTGAGGTTAAGGATCTGAATTTGATTAATTCTTAAGATTCCCTTGGGATTCTAGCCCTACCATCCCACCCCTCTCCCAACCATCCTCCATTTATCATTTAGCTGTCCCTGCCCAAAGACTTCAATCTCCTATTTCAAAAATCTAGACCCCAAAAAGGCAATGCTCAGTGCCACATCCCTCCACAACCCACCCCATCTTTACGAGGGGCAGTTACCAAGTCCATGAGCAGAGTAGGTGTGAGTCACAGTGAGTCCCCAGTTACTCTGGCTAGGCCCCCCCTCCAGTTCCACCAGCATCAAATGGGGCCCCCTCAACCTCAGGGACTTAGCAGAGGCCAGAAACTAGAGGGTTCTCTCATGGGCCATATCCCCCAGCCCAGGAGCTGGCAAGGAGTGGAGCAATGAGGATACATGTAAGTTAGCTCTGGATATTCAGGCTCCATCCTGTGACTTGTACCGGCTAGATGGGCTTTTCTCTTCTGTCCCCCTATAAAGGCTTAATCTTCAGAGACGAAAACTCTTAATTCATCCCTTTCAGCCTGTACTAGCTTATTCTCTAGAGCTCTATGCTAGGTAGCTGTGAACAGACATGGAAGGCAGGGACTGGCAAGTAGACCGAGGCAAGAAGGTTCCTATGGACATGGAAGGTTGAAAACCGGACAACCTGTAGAAGACTGATTCCTGGCAATAGGAGTAAACCCAGGACTTGGCAAGTGGagcagggagaggagaaggagattTCCACAATATCAATGACCCTCTTTTTAAGCTCTTTCCAACCAAAGTTACCTTCTATTCTCACTTGACTTTCTTTCTTTGCCCTTCCTATTCACTTATGCTTCTTCCCTTTCTGGGTGATGGTCCCCTCCAAAGCACTGATTACCATGTAGGACCCCATCGATGCTATATATCTTGTCCCCTTAGCAGAGGGGGCGAAAGGGGGTTGGAATGCAGGCTGCTGCAGAGGACCTGGGATGAGGGTGGCTGGTGGAGCTGGGAGAGGGCAAGTGGAGGCAGGCGTCTGCCTCCCAGACTTACACTGCACATCTACTCGAATGGACTTGATCGCAGGGACCCCCACCCCATTCTCAGCTTTACAGTAGTAGCGGCCGCCCTGGGTTCGAGCAATGCGCTCAATTCGAAGGGTCTCATTAAACACTGATGTCTCCTGGAACTTGTCTGAGGCACTCCCAGCTGTCTTTGTCCACCGAAcctgagggaaagggaaagggatgggaTCAGAATTAGGTTCAGGTTCAATCCGTGGGAAGCTCATACATGATCATCCATcaccttccccctcccaccactcaTCCCAACTCTGCCTTTCACAGTATTTACAACGATGCACAGcaacacaaacacacatttaTTTTCATAGCCCTCATAACTTTTAAGTTGTAAGGAACCCCGGTTAATCTAACTTAATCCCCTAAATTTTACAGATTACTAAACTGAAGTTCAGAATTATTCAAGGACTCATAAGTGGCATTAGGTATACCAAcccatggggaaaaaatgagctatataaattgacaagcatttatttgcTTACCATGTGCTAGGCTGAGTCAATCTCAGTGGTGACTTAATTGTACCTCAGGAGAATTGAGACTAATTCCTACTCCTTCTACCCACATCCCCCATTAAATCTACCCTGCCTGGATTCTGAGCTGACATCTTAGacatagaaagaaatacaaatatacaaaaaagacatataaaatctttcccaatccctctactcTTAGTATAACACACTCCCCCACTAACTACCTTGTAGTTATCTGTATTGTTCCTTATATAGTTGCAGTTATACTTGTTTCCCCCTTAGAATATACGGTCTTTGTCAGGATGaaatttcaacttttaaaaatttctgtctCTCTAGCACCTAGCATGGAGCCTGACTCATAGTATATAGTTAATCACTTTCTAGAGTGATTGATTAATACTTATAAATCATATTCAATCAAATCATTTAAAAGGATTCATAAGCTATTAACTGTGTTCAGGCACAGCACTAGTATTGTGGGATATGTGGAGGCTTAAGTCAGTTTCTTCTCTCATGGGATTTATAGTCTAAATCAGAATTTAAGatcagacaaacagacagacagacacacacacacacagtcacatagggttttagaaagatcacttgGGTCTCTTTGTAGAGGAGAGAGTGGGGaaaagagagacttgaggcaaggaaaTCAATGAAGAAGCTGTGGAGGGTTGTGTGGAGATAAGCCTGACTTATCTCCAGATGACTATCACAGTGAGGGAAGGTGGGGGATGGAATGTGACCCATCTTTTCATTCTCTGATTGGTTGATCACACATCCCTTAGGAGCATTTCACTGACCTATGGAGTAGGAGCTCCCATTTTAGAGACCACTGGAGTTGGCAATGAGGAGCCATTGAagatttatggggaaaaaaaaaggaatgatatgATCAAAGTGGGATTTTGGAAAGATTAAAATGGGAgattaaaggtatttggaggaaAGATTAGAGGGAATTAGACTGAATTAGAGGGATTAGGCTGGAGGCTAAGAGACCATTTCAATAGTCTAGGCCATAGGGAATGATGGCCACTGAGACTGGAAATAAACCAGGTGGagagcaaaaaagaaatcttCTATTTGTAACTATAAAATAACAGAGAAAGCATGTGGAAAATGTGACATGTTCAGTACAATGATCTCCTTTCTATATCTGATCATGGAAATGAATAGAGGGCAAGCTGGAAAAATTAGGGGAGAAAATGATTGTGTTAGAGTCAGGGAGATAGAACTGTGAGAAAGGACTAGTCCAAAATCGGTGAACAGACAATGATGTCAGTGAAAGAAATACTGAAGTCAGCATAAACTAACATGGATGTAGATACAAAGACATTTGAACACGTATTCATGGACCCAAGTTTATGAGTTCACAGTAATCTGTAGGACTACTGTCCTACATGAGTATGGAGACCCATAGTCTCCTCTCTTGCACAAGTGGAGGCTTTTGATCCAAAAGAGATTTCTTTGACTAGCAACACTATTTCTAAACAAACGCAAAGGAAAGAAGATACATTAGTATGATCTTCATACATCATTTTATTCAATTCTCTGCCTCAAGGTCAATCTGTTTAAGttgtcccttccaattctatttcCAAAAATCTCCAGAGAAAGGCAGATATTTTCAGACATAGCCATTGTGTGCTTGGCACCTAAATCGATACAAGGactgggcctgtgatttcattgggatgGAGAACTCTCTCTACCAATGTAGGTCCATACCCACTCAACAATTTATAGATTTTCAGGTAAGGAAATGAGGCTTAGAATATTTAAGTGATTTTTACCCTGGGGCACTTAAGCatcaaagataggatttgaattctggtcttcctgattccaagtcaagCACACTATCAACTATGGCTCCTTAGGAGCAGGGACTGTCTAGattttttatgtataaatttgGGGTTTAGCATTGTCCCTCGCAcctctgtttggtattcaaagtccTTTGTAACCTAGCCCCCAcctacttttccattctttttacacTTTAGTCCCCACCATATCCTCTTCAGTCCAATGATACTGAGCTTAAACAAGACAATCCATCTCTCTACCCTGGACTTTTCTCAGGCTGTCCTAGAATGAAATCATACCTGAATGATTTCTGTCCTCATCTTCATCTATCAAATTCTCTGGCTTCTTTTAGGTCTGAATTAAAAGCCcattttctacaggaagtctttcctaacTCCTTTTAACTCTaagtgccttccctctcttaattattttctaataattttttatccTTTATGTGGGCTTTTTCATAAATATACAttgctgtcaataaaaagttatttaaaaataaaataaataaaaatttaaaaataaataaataaataaatatacattggcttattttctctttgaataaaTTGTAAGTTCCCTAAGGTCAGGGATAGtcttttggctctttttatatccccaaggctcagtacagtgcctggcacataactggcacttaatagatgtttattgactaattgatttagaaagcacttttaaaaatatttttccattccaagtaggagcttaataaatgcttattgttgatCGACCATGGAAATAATGAATGTCTTTATGTTTTGAATACCAATACTTTTTATTACATGGGAGAGTTCTACTGAAGCCAGAGGGAATCTTTGGCAAATGACAGTAACctaaaaaagcatcaataaaatatataaaagaaaaaaataaagggaatccacagttttttctattttagtatCTCATAACTTTGTGGTCAGAAAGTTCTTCTTATTTCCAACGATAACTTCTACTACAGCTTAGGAGAtacattttacataaattt includes:
- the MDGA1 gene encoding MAM domain-containing glycosylphosphatidylinositol anchor protein 1 isoform X3 translates to MEVTCLLLLTLVPMYCKGQGVYAPAQAQIVHAGQACVVKEDNISERVYTIREGDTLVLQCLVTGHPRPQVRWTKTAGSASDKFQETSVFNETLRIERIARTQGGRYYCKAENGVGVPAIKSIRVDVQYLDEPVLTVHQTVSDVRGSFYQEKTVFLRCTVNSNPPARFIWKRGSSTLSHSQDDGVDIYEPLYTQGETKVLKLKNLRPQDYASYTCQVSVRNVCGIPDKAITFRLTNTTAPPALKLSVNETLVVNPGENVTVHCFLTGGDPQPQVLWSHGPGALPLGSRAQGGTLTIPSVRAQDSGYYNCTAINNVGNPAKKTVNLLVRSMRNATFQITPDVIKESESIQLGQDLKLSCHVDAVPQEKVSYQWYKNGKLARVSDRLLVTRNDPELPAVTSSLELIDLRFSDYGTYLCVASFQGAPVPDLSVEVNISSETVPPTISVPKGRSVVMVREGSSVELQCEVRGKPRPPVLWSRVDKEAGLLPSGATMEETPDGKLRVERVSREMSGTYRCQTARYNGFNVRSREAQVQLNVQFPPVVEPTSQDVRQALGRPVLLRCTLLRGSPLRIASAVWRFNGHLLPTPPAPPNEAPDHAELRLDPLTRDSSGSYECTISNDVGAASCLFQVSATNSPNLSDNTCHFEDEKICGYTQDRADNFDWTRQNALTQNPKRSPNTGPPTDISGTPEGYYMFIETSRPRELGDRARLVSPLYNISAKLYCVSFFYHMYGKHIGSLNLLVRSRNKGALETHAWSLSGNRGNSWQQAHVPINPSGPFQIIFEGVRGSGYLGDIAIDDVSLKKGECPRKQVDPNKVVVMPGSGAPCLPGPLLSGPLTIFLLAMLR
- the MDGA1 gene encoding MAM domain-containing glycosylphosphatidylinositol anchor protein 1 isoform X2 — translated: MEVTCLLLLTLVPMYCKGQGVYAPAQAQIVHAGQACVVKEDNISERVYTIREGDTLVLQCLVTGHPRPQVRWTKTAGSASDKFQETSVFNETLRIERIARTQGGRYYCKAENGVGVPAIKSIRVDVQYLDEPVLTVHQTVSDVRGSFYQEKTVFLRCTVNSNPPARFIWKRGSSTLSHSQDDGVDIYEPLYTQGETKVLKLKNLRPQDYASYTCQVSVRNVCGIPDKAITFRLTNTTAPPALKLSVNETLVVNPGENVTVHCFLTGGDPQPQVLWSHGPGALPLGSRAQGGTLTIPSVRAQDSGYYNCTAINNVGNPAKKTVNLLVRSMRNATFQITPDVIKESESIQLGQDLKLSCHVDAVPQEKVSYQWYKNGKLARVSDRLLVTRNDPELPAVTSSLELIDLRFSDYGTYLCVASFQGAPVPDLSVEVNISSETVPPTISVPKGRSVVMVREGSSVELQCEVRGKPRPPVLWSRVDKEAGLLPSGATMEETPDGKLRVERVSREMSGTYRCQTARYNGFNVRSREAQVQLNVQFPPVVEPTSQDVRQALGRPVLLRCTLLRGSPLRIASAVWRFNGHLLPTPPAPPNEAPDHAELRLDPLTRDSSGSYECTISNDVGAASCLFQVSAKAYSPEFYYDTPNPTRSHKLSKNYSYVLQWTQKEPDAVDPVLSYRLDVRQLSLRTSVTKPIPVRRVEKGQLLEYILTDLKVPHSYEVRLTPITTFGAGDMAARIIRYMEPTNSPNLSDNTCHFEDEKICGYTQDRADNFDWTRQNALTQNPKRSPNTGPPTDISGTPEGYYMFIETSRPRELGDRARLVSPLYNISAKLYCVSFFYHMYGKHIGSLNLLVRSRNKGALETHAWSLSGNRGNSWQQAHVPINPSGPFQWWSCPAVVPPACPAPYSLGPSPSSSWQC